CGGTGGCATCCTCCTGAACAGGCCGCCGACCGGACCTCCCGCGCGTCACTCCGGCGGCGAGGGGTGGTAGCCGGAGGGCGAAGGTCCCTCGCCGCCTTGCTCGGGTTGACTTCTTGTTCCCGAGAAATGGTGGGTCCGCTTCGCTTGAACCACCCTACGGTTCTGGTGACGCCTGTGCGATTCCGGCCGCCCGTTTCTGACCTGAGACCCGCGGTTCGTCCTGTGGGCATGTGCCGGGCAGCCGGCCATCTACTGTCCTTGCAGGGTCTCGATCTCGCGGCGGATCTTCTCGGCCATCTCGGCGGGCGGGTTGCGGGCGAGGTAGCTCCTCCAGGCCAGGATGGCCCCGGGTACGTCGTTCAGGTCGTAGCGCAGCACCACCCCGAGGTTCAGGAGGCTGTTGAGGTGACTGGGGGCGAGCTCCGCGGCCCGCCGGAACTCGGCGGCTGCCTGCTCGAAGTCTCCGATGCTGCGCAACATGATGGCCCGGTCGGTGATCACGTCGGGGTTGGCGGGCTCCAGCTCGAGAGCCCGGGTGTAGGCGTCGATCGACTCCATGTACTGGTCGGTGTCGAAGTACAGGTTTCCGAGGCGCGTCCAGGCGGCGGCGTTCCCGGGGTTTTGCGCCACGATGTTGCGAAGCTCGCGAATTTCCGCGGTGAGCGTACCCATCGCGGTTCCGGGGGGCGCCACCACCGGCGCCGGCCCGGCAGCGGACGGGGGCAGGGGGCCGGTGGTGTCCTTGAGCCCCCAGCCCATGACGAAGCCGACGATCCACCCGGCTACCAGGCACCCCACGCCCACCAGCACCATCTGATCGAAGCTTACAGTCCGCTTGGACGACATGACTCCTCCCGTGGGGGCCTCCGCGCCCCGGCCAGCGTGAACGGGCACTGATACCCGTTCCTTCGAAGCCCTGTCAAGTCGCGCCGCGCCAAGGCATTTGCGCGTGCGCGTCTGCTTTCGTTCAAGCGGTGCCCCAAACGGCCGATCCGTAGGGGGTGGCGGCCCGGGTCGCGGGCGGCGATGCCGAGGAGCGGGAGGTTTCGGTGATCAAGAAGGTCCGCGTCGAGGATCTGGAGGTCGGGATGTTCGTGGACGACTTCAACGTCCCCTGGCTCGACCATCCGTTTCTCACCAACAAGAAGAAGCTCAAGAGCGCCGGCGAGATCGACCTCCTGAAGCAGCACGGGGTCCAGGAGGTCTACATCGACACGCGCCGGGGTGTGGACAGCTCCCGGGCGGTGCCCCGGGACGAAGCCGATGCCGAGGTGGGGGAGGAGATGCTGCGGTCTGCGCCTGCGGGACCCGAGGAGCCCGACGCGCCCGAACCGGCGACGCCGGGGGATGCCACCCCCTTCGAGCAGGAACTGCGCAAGGCGAAGGAAGTGTACGTCGAGGCCAAGGTGATGGTGCAGGACCTCCTCCAGGAGGCGCGGCTGGGCAAGAGCGTGGACGGGGAGCGGGCGGCCGTGACCGTGGACAAGATGGTGGACTCCATCTTCCGCAATCGGGATGCCCTGGCGAGTCTCTCGCGCCTGAAGAGCTTCGACGACTACACCTTCCAGCACTCGCTCAACGTGAGCGTGCTCGCCCTGACCCTGGGGCGGCACCTGGGGATCGTGAAGGGGGAGCTGCGGCGGCTCGGCATCGGGGCGGTGCTCCACGACGTGGGGAAGATGCGGGTGCCCGAGGAGATCTTGAACAAGCCCGGCCGTCTCACCGACGAGGAATTCGCCGTGATGAAGGGCCACCCGCTCCACGGCGCCAAGATCCTCATGGGCACCCCGGACGTGCCCGACGAGTGCTCGGCGGTTGCCCTCAACCACCACGAGCGGTTCAACGGCCGAGGCTACCCCCGGGGGATCGAGGGGCTCCACATCGGCAAATTCGGGCTCATCTCGGCCATCGTGGACGTGTACGACGCCATCACCTCGGACCGCGTCTACCACAAGGGGATGCCCAGCCACCAGGCGGTGCAGAAGATCTACGAGTGGGGAAAGACCGATTTCTACCCGATCTACGTGCAGAAGTTCATCCAGTGCCTGGGCATCTATCCCATCGGCTCCATCGTGCAGCTGGACACCGGAGAGGTGGGTGTGGTGTGCCGGCAGAACCACCAGGCGCTCCTCAGGCCCCGGGTGCGGCTGGTGCGGGGGCCCGCCAGCCAGCCCCTGAGTCGCCTCGTCGACGTGGATCTCACCGAAGCCGATCCGCGGCAGGAAAGACCGTTCCGGCGCACGGTGGTCGCCACCCTGGAGGTGGCGGAGGCTGGGGTGGACGTGGAGTCGGTGCTCCTGCCCGAAGAGCGGACTGCGGCATAGTAAACCTGTCAAATATTTTTGGTTGACAGCAATCTGTTGCCCCCCTATGCTTCGCGCCCGGAACCTGGACAGGAGGAATCCCGTGGCGCGCACCCCCGCTCGCGACCTCGCCCTTGCGGGCCTGTTTGCGGCGCTGACCGCCGTCGGCGCGAAACTCATGCTCCCCCTGGGCCCCGTGCCCTTCACCCTCCAACCCCTCGTGGTCTACCTGTGCGGAGTGCTCCTGCGGCCCCGGCTGGCGCTCATGGCCCAGCTCGTGTACTTGGGGGTGGGCCTCCTGGGGCTTCCGGTGTTTGCCTACGGGGGCGGACCGGGATACGTGCTCAACCCCACCTTTGGGTTCCTGGTGGGGTTTGCGCTGGGGGCCTGGGCGATCTCGCTCGTGGTCCATGGCCATGGGGGGAAGGCGTGCGGGTGGGGTAGACTCCTGGCGGGGCTGACCCTGGGGATGGCGGTCGTCTACACCTGCGGCGTCGCGGGTCTCTATCTCAACCTGGCGGTCTTCCAGGGCAAGGCCCAGGCGTTTCGGACGGTGATCCTCGGCTTCGGGTGGTTCGTGATCTTCGATCTCGTGAAGGTCGCCCTCGC
This genomic interval from Thermodesulfobacteriota bacterium contains the following:
- a CDS encoding tetratricopeptide repeat protein, coding for MSSKRTVSFDQMVLVGVGCLVAGWIVGFVMGWGLKDTTGPLPPSAAGPAPVVAPPGTAMGTLTAEIRELRNIVAQNPGNAAAWTRLGNLYFDTDQYMESIDAYTRALELEPANPDVITDRAIMLRSIGDFEQAAAEFRRAAELAPSHLNSLLNLGVVLRYDLNDVPGAILAWRSYLARNPPAEMAEKIRREIETLQGQ
- a CDS encoding HD-GYP domain-containing protein; the encoded protein is MIKKVRVEDLEVGMFVDDFNVPWLDHPFLTNKKKLKSAGEIDLLKQHGVQEVYIDTRRGVDSSRAVPRDEADAEVGEEMLRSAPAGPEEPDAPEPATPGDATPFEQELRKAKEVYVEAKVMVQDLLQEARLGKSVDGERAAVTVDKMVDSIFRNRDALASLSRLKSFDDYTFQHSLNVSVLALTLGRHLGIVKGELRRLGIGAVLHDVGKMRVPEEILNKPGRLTDEEFAVMKGHPLHGAKILMGTPDVPDECSAVALNHHERFNGRGYPRGIEGLHIGKFGLISAIVDVYDAITSDRVYHKGMPSHQAVQKIYEWGKTDFYPIYVQKFIQCLGIYPIGSIVQLDTGEVGVVCRQNHQALLRPRVRLVRGPASQPLSRLVDVDLTEADPRQERPFRRTVVATLEVAEAGVDVESVLLPEERTAA
- a CDS encoding biotin transporter BioY produces the protein MARTPARDLALAGLFAALTAVGAKLMLPLGPVPFTLQPLVVYLCGVLLRPRLALMAQLVYLGVGLLGLPVFAYGGGPGYVLNPTFGFLVGFALGAWAISLVVHGHGGKACGWGRLLAGLTLGMAVVYTCGVAGLYLNLAVFQGKAQAFRTVILGFGWFVIFDLVKVALAALLARPLRAAVAGRET